In Chamaesiphon minutus PCC 6605, a genomic segment contains:
- a CDS encoding transposase → MSKSGKQTWGVDNFYNGSISKSQKGLEISVIAVVDVLAHQGYTLSVQQTAKTERQPIPDAKPTAKKKRKSKSKSKSKSKSKSKSKSKAKTEPVISERVKGYLKQLKIARSHLPAVVKYLTADSFYSKKSVVDGVIELDLHLISKLRIDADLRYCYTGKQKPKGAPRKYDGKVNLSDLSRLEFGGELANGTKLYSQVVWHVSLKRKIRIVYLVDQRHPEKQRVALLFSTDTMINPISLYEYYKSRFQIEFIFRDAKQFTGLCDCQSRHQQSLDFHFNASLAALNIAKLEQQKTQSDTGEDSQPQSFSMATYKRLALNGHLLERFISMLELDPTLIKSHPNYDSLLHYGSLAP, encoded by the coding sequence ATCAGCAAGAGTGGAAAACAGACATGGGGAGTAGATAATTTCTATAACGGTAGTATCAGCAAGTCTCAAAAAGGGTTAGAAATTTCGGTGATTGCAGTGGTGGATGTATTAGCCCATCAAGGTTACACTCTCTCAGTACAACAAACTGCAAAAACCGAGCGTCAACCCATCCCCGACGCGAAACCAACGGCGAAGAAGAAGCGTAAATCGAAGTCGAAATCGAAGTCGAAATCGAAGTCGAAATCTAAATCTAAATCGAAAGCGAAAACAGAACCAGTGATTTCTGAGCGAGTCAAAGGCTATCTGAAACAACTGAAAATAGCTCGCTCCCATTTGCCTGCGGTAGTAAAATATTTAACCGCAGACAGCTTTTACAGTAAGAAATCTGTTGTTGATGGGGTGATTGAGCTAGACCTTCATTTGATTAGCAAATTGCGGATTGATGCGGATCTACGATACTGCTACACTGGCAAGCAAAAGCCCAAAGGTGCGCCGCGTAAGTATGATGGCAAGGTGAATTTGAGTGATTTGTCCCGACTGGAATTCGGTGGTGAGTTAGCTAATGGCACTAAATTGTATAGCCAAGTGGTTTGGCATGTTTCACTTAAACGTAAAATTCGCATCGTTTACTTGGTTGACCAACGTCATCCCGAGAAGCAGCGAGTAGCTTTGCTCTTTTCTACCGACACGATGATTAATCCCATCAGTCTGTACGAGTACTACAAATCTCGGTTTCAAATCGAATTCATCTTTCGTGATGCCAAACAATTTACTGGGCTTTGCGACTGTCAATCCCGCCACCAACAATCCCTGGATTTTCATTTCAATGCATCCTTGGCAGCTCTCAATATTGCCAAGCTTGAACAGCAAAAAACTCAGTCGGATACTGGGGAAGATTCACAGCCGCAATCTTTTTCAATGGCAACTTACAAGCGGCTAGCTCTCAATGGACATCTACTTGAGCGGTTTATTTCCATGTTAGAACTTGACCCGACTTTGATTAAATCCCATCCTAACTACGATAGTCTTCTCCACTATGGCTCTCTAGCTCCATAA